The genomic region CATGGCTACAATCAGAACGCCCTGATTGCCAACATAACGACCAGCGACAGCCATCAGTTTGTGGCGTATGAGCGTTTTACCGACGCTGGCCCCATGGCGCTGCTACCTCACGGCTCGCCCTCCCGCGCGGGTCATCAATCTGCATTGGTGTGGACGCTGAGCGATAATGAGCTTGCAGACGTTCTGGCCATGTCTGAGAGCGATAAGTGCCAGCGGCTTCAGGAACGGTTCGGTTGGCGCCTGGGTCGGTTTACCCGAATGGGCGAGTGCAACCATTACCCGCTAACACTGACCACGGTTGGTGAACCTATAAGGCCGGGCGTAGCACTCGTGGGCAACGCTGCGCACGCGTTGCATCCGGTAGCAGGGCAGGGCTTCAACTTGGCCTTGCGGGGCCTGATGACGCTGGCGGAACAGTTCCGGCTGGCCGCTGAACAAGGTCGGCCACCGGGTGATTTTCAAATTCTGCGCCGCTACCACGAGTTGCACCGCCCAGACTGGCAACAAACCGTGCAGTTTTCAGACTCACTGATCCGTATTTTTGGTCAATCCTTGGCGCCAATCGCAGCGGTGCGGGACGCCGGACTGATAGGTTTGGATTTGTTGCCGGGAGCCAAGCGCCTGTTTGCGCGCAAAGCCATGGGTACCGGCGGGCGCCGAGCTGTTATCAATGGGCCAGCGGCGAGCGATAAGAAATGAGTGATACCAAAGAGTTCGACATCCTTGTAGTGGGCGGCGGCATGACCGGCACCGCACTAGCACTTGGTCTATCTCAGCAGGGTTGGAAAACGGGCTTGGTCGAAGGCGGTGAACGCGCCGCATTGTTGCAAGCCCCGGCACCTGTTGAAGACGTATCGGATTTTGAACCCAGGGTTAGCGCGATTTCCATGGCCAGCCAGCAATTGCTGGAGTCGCTAGGAGCTTGGAAGGGTGTTGTAGCTGGGCGCCATTGTCCTTACCAGGGCATGACTGTGTGGGATGGCGAAGGTACCGGGCGTATCCATTTTGAAGCCGCCGAATTGCAAGCCCGCGCCCTGGGAACAATTGTCGAGAACCGCAGTTTGGTTAGGGCTCTGTTTGAGGCTGTGGAAACCAGTGCCGTTGAATTGGTTGATGGCGTACAGGTAACTGGTTGTCGGTTGGATGGTGATCAGCGTGGCATTGAGCTTGCGGATGGCAGCAAATTGAGCGCCCGGCTTGTGGTCGCGGCCGATGGTGCTAACTCCCGCATGCGCCAGTGGGTTGGGCTGCCTACCCGTGAATGGGATTATGACCAGCAAGCTATTGTGTGCACCGTGCGCACGGCTCAGAACCACAGATATACGGCCTGGCAACGGTTTTCCCAAACCGGGCCGCTGGCGTTTTTGCCATTGGCGACGGAAAGCGGCGATGAGCATTTCTGCTCCATCGTCTGGTCACAGGATATCGAAGAAGCCCGGCGCCTGATGGCGCTGGATGATGCAGCCTTTACCGCTGAGCTTGAGTGGGCGATCGAGCGAGAGCTCGGTGCCGTTGAGGCTGTCTCCCAGCGCTTTGCTTTCCCGCTCCGCCAACGCCACGCAAAAGACTATATCGCGCCTGGTTTTGCTCTGGTGGGCGATGCCGCTCATACCATTCACCCGCTTGCGGGCCAGGGCGCCAACCTAGGGTATGGCGATGTACGGGTGTTGTTGGAGGAGTTGTCCAAGGCCAGAAGTACCGGTTTAAGCCCTGCTCACGAACTGGTGCTGGCACGCTATCAGCGTCGTCGCAAGGGTGAGAACCTGGCCATGATGGCAGCCATGGAAGGGTTCAAACAGCTATTTGGCCGTGATGAGTTGCCACTGAGGTGGCTAAGAAACACGGGTATGCGCTGGCTTGATGGGCTTGGCCCGGTAAAAAATCGTATCGCAGCAGAGGCGATGGGCCTTATTATCTAAATAACCCCGCTCAAACAGGATCTGCACTTATGGCAGGAGCAAACTTACTCGCCCTCATCGATGATATAGCCACGATCCTTGATGATGTCTCGCTGATGACGAAAGCGGCTACCAAGAAAACCGCAGGCGTGCTGGGTGACGATCTTGCTCTGAACGCGCAACAGGTCACCGGTGTAAAGCCAGCGCGAGAATTGCCTGTGGTTTGGGCGGTGGCGAAAGGCTCGCTGGTTAACAAGGCAATTCTGGTACCCGGCGCTGTCGCAATCAGCTTTTTTGTACCCTGGCTGGTCACGCCGTTGTTGATGCTTGGTGGTGCTTATCTATGCTTTGAAGGGGCTGAAAAGCTGGCCCATAAATTCCTGCACGCAAAGGAAGATGAACAGCATAAAGATGAGCTGCGCGAAGCCCTGAAACAGCCAGATGTTGACGTGAAGACGCTGGAAAAACGCAAGATCAAAGGCGCTATCCGAACGGATTTCATTCTTTCTGCAGAGATTATCGCCATCACCCTTGGTGTGGTAGCGGGTACGGGCATAGGCATGCAGTTTGCGGTGCTGTCGGTGGTCGCGGTCATGATCACAGTCGGCGTTTACGGGTTGGTTGCGGGCATCGTAAAGCTGGATGATGGCGGCCTGTACCTGACCCAGCAGGACAGTAAACTTGCGCAAAAAATAGGGCGGGGCATTCTGTGGCTGGCGCCTTATATG from Marinobacter sp. LV10R510-11A harbors:
- a CDS encoding DUF808 domain-containing protein, with the protein product MAGANLLALIDDIATILDDVSLMTKAATKKTAGVLGDDLALNAQQVTGVKPARELPVVWAVAKGSLVNKAILVPGAVAISFFVPWLVTPLLMLGGAYLCFEGAEKLAHKFLHAKEDEQHKDELREALKQPDVDVKTLEKRKIKGAIRTDFILSAEIIAITLGVVAGTGIGMQFAVLSVVAVMITVGVYGLVAGIVKLDDGGLYLTQQDSKLAQKIGRGILWLAPYMMKTLSILGTIAMFLVGGGILVHGIPLVYNAIEHFAMDFGGLSTTLIPMLANGLIGLLAGALLVAVITPLLRMWEARSEAS
- the ubiH gene encoding 2-octaprenyl-6-methoxyphenyl hydroxylase; its protein translation is MKNSDTDVIIAGGGLAGATLALTLARVAPNLRVTVVEAFPLSADALPDSYQPSYDARSTALAWGSRLIFEELGLWSRLSEHATPIQQIHVSDRGHFGATRLNAKEYEQQALGYVVDNRWMGLCLMRELLQTNTQWQAPAEVVDMTPSEQGVSVTLKSGDDTSTVTAQCLIVADGGRSGLREKLGFQASHHGYNQNALIANITTSDSHQFVAYERFTDAGPMALLPHGSPSRAGHQSALVWTLSDNELADVLAMSESDKCQRLQERFGWRLGRFTRMGECNHYPLTLTTVGEPIRPGVALVGNAAHALHPVAGQGFNLALRGLMTLAEQFRLAAEQGRPPGDFQILRRYHELHRPDWQQTVQFSDSLIRIFGQSLAPIAAVRDAGLIGLDLLPGAKRLFARKAMGTGGRRAVINGPAASDKK
- a CDS encoding FAD-dependent monooxygenase, which produces MSDTKEFDILVVGGGMTGTALALGLSQQGWKTGLVEGGERAALLQAPAPVEDVSDFEPRVSAISMASQQLLESLGAWKGVVAGRHCPYQGMTVWDGEGTGRIHFEAAELQARALGTIVENRSLVRALFEAVETSAVELVDGVQVTGCRLDGDQRGIELADGSKLSARLVVAADGANSRMRQWVGLPTREWDYDQQAIVCTVRTAQNHRYTAWQRFSQTGPLAFLPLATESGDEHFCSIVWSQDIEEARRLMALDDAAFTAELEWAIERELGAVEAVSQRFAFPLRQRHAKDYIAPGFALVGDAAHTIHPLAGQGANLGYGDVRVLLEELSKARSTGLSPAHELVLARYQRRRKGENLAMMAAMEGFKQLFGRDELPLRWLRNTGMRWLDGLGPVKNRIAAEAMGLII